The proteins below come from a single Williamwhitmania sp. genomic window:
- a CDS encoding carbohydrate kinase family protein — MNLLILGGASFDSIVYLDEFPEPIPQTIHESVFVETVGSTGTGKAANCCYLGFDTTLQVVLGNDMYGQRIKNFLGSKPICAIYDIDPNGTERHVNIMDKLGRRISIFVNPTSNEPPIRYADMEPEIKKADVVVLNIVNYCRNYIPFLKKHGSEVWTDLHDYDGVSSYHHDFIEASDYIFMSSDNLPDHRKTMAAIMAKGKRLVVCTHGKAGATLLTPEGTWLDTPSVSKYQLVDANGAGDAFFSGFLYGYKQKYELSDCLLLGHILGGLCISSPHIAADGLSVALVEKEFAALQRAK, encoded by the coding sequence ATGAACCTATTGATATTGGGAGGAGCTTCCTTCGACTCCATCGTTTACCTCGATGAATTTCCAGAACCCATACCGCAGACCATTCACGAGTCGGTGTTTGTTGAAACGGTTGGCTCTACAGGAACAGGAAAGGCTGCCAACTGCTGCTACCTTGGTTTTGATACCACACTTCAGGTGGTGCTGGGTAACGATATGTATGGCCAGCGGATAAAGAATTTTTTGGGTTCAAAACCCATTTGTGCAATTTACGATATCGACCCCAACGGAACCGAGCGACATGTAAACATTATGGATAAGTTAGGACGAAGGATTTCCATTTTCGTAAATCCAACCTCCAATGAGCCACCAATCCGTTATGCCGACATGGAGCCTGAGATTAAAAAGGCCGATGTGGTGGTGCTCAACATTGTGAACTATTGCCGCAACTACATTCCCTTCCTGAAAAAGCATGGGAGTGAGGTTTGGACCGATCTGCACGACTACGATGGTGTAAGCAGCTACCATCACGATTTTATTGAGGCTTCGGACTATATCTTTATGAGCTCCGACAATCTTCCCGACCATAGAAAAACCATGGCCGCGATTATGGCCAAGGGTAAGCGGTTGGTGGTGTGCACGCATGGTAAGGCAGGGGCAACACTGCTCACTCCTGAAGGGACGTGGCTCGATACTCCTTCTGTGAGCAAGTATCAGCTGGTGGATGCCAATGGTGCCGGCGATGCCTTCTTTTCCGGCTTTCTATATGGTTACAAGCAAAAGTATGAGCTCTCCGATTGCCTACTTCTGGGACATATCCTTGGAGGCCTTTGCATCTCCTCACCCCATATTGCTGCCGACGGTTTAAGCGTTGCATTGGTCGAGAAAGAATTTGCAGCGTTACAAAGAGCCAAATAG
- a CDS encoding TetR/AcrR family transcriptional regulator, with the protein MVRQKTEDKREAILKATLGLVNNNGFHAAPMSKIATDAGISAGTIYLYFQNKEDLINTLYRELKNKFASKALQGFNQEAPVKKGFETIWRNILQYKLSEPEEAAFLEQCDNTPMVTDASREVGFKSVQPLFDLWERGQHEGIIKPLCRHMLFAFSLFPMIYVARVYIKSGKELSAEAINMAFEASWDAIKT; encoded by the coding sequence ATGGTACGGCAAAAAACGGAAGACAAGCGGGAAGCAATACTGAAAGCCACTCTAGGATTGGTTAACAACAACGGGTTCCACGCGGCACCCATGTCGAAAATTGCTACAGATGCAGGTATTTCCGCTGGCACCATCTACCTCTACTTTCAGAACAAGGAAGACCTGATAAACACGCTCTACCGAGAACTGAAAAATAAGTTTGCGAGCAAAGCATTGCAAGGTTTTAACCAAGAAGCACCCGTAAAAAAGGGGTTCGAAACTATCTGGAGAAACATTCTTCAATACAAACTGAGTGAACCGGAGGAGGCCGCCTTCCTGGAGCAGTGCGACAATACCCCAATGGTTACCGACGCCAGCCGAGAAGTTGGATTCAAGTCAGTGCAGCCGCTTTTCGACCTGTGGGAGCGCGGTCAACACGAAGGTATTATTAAGCCACTATGCCGCCACATGCTCTTTGCCTTTTCGCTTTTTCCGATGATATACGTAGCTCGTGTCTACATTAAATCGGGTAAAGAGCTGAGTGCCGAGGCTATCAACATGGCCTTTGAGGCTTCTTGGGACGCCATTAAAACCTAA
- a CDS encoding NADP-dependent oxidoreductase has product MNREILLKSRPVGKPTAENFEIVKAPAITLNNGELLLKARFISVDPYMRGRMSDAKSYIEPYQIGKPIEGGVVAEVVESRSPQFSPGDAVIGMLQWKLVQAVPAEKVTKLNKEVAQLGYYLGILGMPGLTAYFGLLDIGKPQEGETVVVSGAAGAVGMVVGQIAKLKGCHVVGIAGSDAKINYLKKELKFDEVINYRTTKNIAEAVAQACPNGVDVYFDNVGGEISDAVMAQINKGARIAVCGQISLYNSTEMPVGPRLQPTILKKSALMQGFIVSNYAARFPEGVKQLAQWLSEGKLTYQQTITKGFENLPAAFMGLFEGENMGKSLVEIE; this is encoded by the coding sequence ATGAATAGAGAAATATTGCTAAAATCGAGACCAGTGGGTAAGCCCACGGCCGAAAACTTTGAAATAGTAAAGGCACCTGCCATAACGCTAAACAACGGTGAACTTCTGCTAAAGGCTAGGTTCATTTCGGTAGACCCCTACATGCGTGGGAGAATGAGCGATGCAAAATCGTACATTGAACCATATCAGATTGGAAAGCCAATCGAAGGCGGAGTAGTTGCAGAGGTGGTTGAAAGTCGCAGTCCACAATTTAGCCCCGGCGATGCAGTGATTGGCATGCTACAGTGGAAACTGGTACAGGCAGTGCCTGCCGAAAAGGTAACCAAGCTAAACAAGGAAGTTGCTCAACTTGGCTACTACCTTGGCATACTTGGAATGCCCGGACTTACGGCCTACTTTGGTCTGCTGGACATTGGTAAACCGCAGGAAGGCGAAACCGTCGTGGTTTCCGGTGCAGCTGGTGCGGTAGGCATGGTTGTGGGTCAAATTGCTAAGCTAAAAGGCTGCCACGTAGTTGGCATAGCAGGCAGCGATGCCAAAATCAACTACCTCAAAAAAGAGTTGAAGTTTGATGAGGTAATAAACTACCGAACCACCAAAAACATTGCCGAGGCTGTGGCTCAAGCATGTCCCAACGGTGTGGACGTTTACTTCGATAATGTGGGGGGCGAAATTTCGGACGCGGTAATGGCGCAAATCAACAAGGGCGCAAGGATAGCTGTCTGCGGACAAATATCGCTCTACAACAGCACCGAAATGCCGGTTGGACCAAGGCTACAACCCACAATCCTAAAGAAAAGCGCACTTATGCAGGGCTTCATCGTAAGCAACTATGCAGCAAGGTTTCCCGAGGGTGTAAAGCAGCTGGCTCAGTGGCTTAGTGAGGGAAAGCTAACCTACCAACAAACCATAACCAAAGGTTTCGAAAACCTGCCCGCCGCATTTATGGGACTATTCGAAGGAGAAAATATGGGCAAGTCGTTAGTCGAAATCGAGTAA